DNA sequence from the Strigops habroptila isolate Jane chromosome 4, bStrHab1.2.pri, whole genome shotgun sequence genome:
TTCTGAGCatgcttcctcctctccctgcaggaaCATCTTCACCCTAAGTAGTGATGGGCGTCAGGTGGGTGGAGTCAGATTCAAACCTCCCAGACACAATATCCCTGTCTGAAAAATATCCTGGGGTCGCTGTGGATTGTGCAGATACAGGATTGCTTCAGCGTGTCCTGCACAGTGTTAAAGAGAGGGGTGTGTTGCCCCGGTGTGTTGCTCCACATCACTCAGAAGGCACCTGTAAAAAATTCATATGTTGCAGATGAGAAGGGGATagtttctcttccttccagGCAACTGAATATGAAGGAAAACACTACATGAGGTGTTCGACAGGAGAGACGAGCCAGAAGTTCAGTTTCATTCAGCGCTTGTGCTTTAATGACAAGCCACGATGTATTTCatgaagatttaaaaagcagcaaaggaaacacTTACCAGGATGAACATGCTGTCTGCTCTGGCCTGGAGGCATGAAGGTGGCTTGAGTGATAGTAGAGACTGGGATATCCAGGTCAATACCCAACATTGCGCTTGACCTCACTGGCCACCAGGTGAGATGGCTGCTTGCACGTTGCAGTCAGGCACTGCTCCTGTGGTTAGTGCTATGTCCTTTGCAAGCTGCTTCAACAGGATTTACAGACTACTCTCCTACCAAACCCAATGGATCTCCTGCCCCACTCCTTTCCCAGCCTTTACCCTGCACTGGGAGATACAGAGCATGATGCAGCATTGAGGACTGACCTGATGTCTAGAAAGAAAAGGCCATCATCATCATTTTGCCTTCCAAGGCTCTGGATTTTTAGCAAACTCCTACTCTTTCCTGAGTTCACCTTCCCAAGAGAAGAGCAACTTCAGGAAGAAAGTCAAGAATCGAGGAAGGAAAACTGTAATGAGATACGGGTCTAACCTGAAAAAATGCTGGGAACATCTCCTTTTACACTGGGCCCTTCCAAAAGGAAACCAACCCACTGTAAATAATGTGTCTGGGAAGAGAAGACAAACTTTTAACCCTTCCCTTGCCTCTACTGTTTGCTCAGtcaaactgcagcttttcttgaAGCCAGGCAGCCACCCTCTACACATTCGTCCTTTGTTCTCCAGCTCTGGGTAGCCGAGAGCCAGGCACTTCAATGGTTGGAACTCCAGGCCCTACAGGTTTGGTGTCTGTGACTGGCCCTCCCTGACTGCATCATTCTCCCAGCTCCACCTGGATATCCAAGGGAAGGGAGCAAATATAGAAAGGGTGATTCTGTCTCTTCCCAAGCACCATTCCCAGGGCTTACACAAAGTCCTGTTATTGATACAAAGCACAAGCACATTCACACTGATATATTTCCAAGTGTTTTTAGCTCAGTGTTTTCAAATTCAACAAATAGCAAATGCATCTCTTCccttaaaagcatttcttcctaTTATTGCTTCAAGCACAGGCTCAAGATAGTGCTTTTCCTGAGTTCAGATTAACAGTTTCAATCAAGTTTCACCATACATGGTCTGACTCTTAAGGGAATGCACAGAGTCCTTCCAACATTAGCCAAGAGAAGTCACTGGGACAGCTTATACAAACAGACATAGGACTCTCGCAAAGGCAAGAGAGACCTTGATTCACTAGCATTCCTGAGCACCTGCTTAATTCACTCCAGTCATGAAGTACCTAAAACATGCTCTGAAATGCTTCGCTGAGTAAGAATGGGCTTAATCACATGCTTAAACACTTACTGCACAAGTACTTCACAGATGAAGATTGATTAgattctcctcctccctggacCCCatgcttcctcttctcctcatgaaaatctcatttctgAGGACACAAGGCTCACAGAATGCAAGGAGACACAAGGAACACATCTTCCAACAGGTTGCAAGTTTTCCAGCTTCCTGCCCTTGACCACAGAAGACTTGAACATTTTGGGGGAGAAAACAATTTGCTTACAAAGCCATTACATCATGAGGTCAGTGTCCAAATCATACAGATTTTCCTTCAGTAGTGTCATGAAAATCTTAGTTCCTAGGACTTCcaaatcctttaaaaagaacaaaagccaGATTTTCAGAGCTTGGCTCAGTGAAATCAAGTTATTCATGTTAATATACTTTATTGATCTTAAAGGAATACAGCATGGAAACAAAGGCCATTAACTGAAAGAGAGGTTCTCTTCATGACTGTTTACATTAACAAGTCATTCAGCACAAAGGGAGCAGGTCCAGGCTGAGGTCCCCACAAGTACAATATACGCAGTTCAAGTGTTTACTTCAGCCTAGATTTTGTCTGGTCCTCAACGTCATTTGGACCAAACTTGTCCACATTTTTTGACAGGAAGCTATTCTAGGCAGACATCACTGTTTCAGACCCCCATGTACCTGTCCAGGTAGAAGCACATTTTCTGTGTCCCTGGAGTGGACAATTTGTGTTGGCATTCCAAAGGCATCTAGCTAGCATGCACCAAAACTCCTCTGCTGTCCAAACCAACATGCAGTAAGTAGAGAAGACCACAGGCTTTGCTTCCAGGCTGCTCTGTTGCTccaaaaaaaagcacaaacGTAGacacagagggagagaaaaactcTCCAAGGACAGTGAAGTCCCAAGGCAAGGTGCAGTAGGTGCACTCTGTCACTAGGTCGGTTCATTTGGTATAGGAGGTCAACAAGTTTTCCTACAGTTTAGAAGTAACTGTAGGATGTAAAATTGCTGCCCAACAGTGACTCCCATGGTAGACTAATACACAGATTATATATTAGTAACAGTGTTTGCATTACAGGGGGACAATGTTCACCATAACAGAGCACTATGGCACAGACTGCGCATGTGAAAGGGTAGATGGAATTATTTTGCCATCAGACAAGAGTGACCAGAAACACACGTCCATAGTCTGAATAAATGCATGCCACCATCAGCCAAATGTGCAAAGTGAACTTCTTTGCAAAGCAATGGAAAACtcttcttcagcagcagttgAGAGAACAAAGGACTAATAAAGAGGAAATTCGATTGCATAGACAACTCCCATCAGCTACGCCAAGATCATAGGAATATAGGAAATGGTCTGCTGGGTCAGCAGGATGATGCCTCTCCTCCAGCTACTGGTGCTTCAGCAGTTGCAGGAAAAGAGAGTCTTTAAGGGGAGCATGCAAGCCCCCATTCACCTTACACTCCTAGCATCCACAGTCACTGACTGGGGATGGTAGAGCACACATTCTTCCCTACCTTCTCTAACCCCTTTGAACTTGCTGGTATTACGTCTGCCTCACTATTTCCTGTGGCAGCTAATTCCCTGCTGTAAAAAACACCTTCTATCTTTCTATTATCCCTTTTAAATGGATTGCCCACTTGTTTCCATGTGTCTTCCCTCATTCCAGCattgtgggattttttaaaCCCCAGAGCAATTCTTTCTCACCACAGACCTCCATCTATAATGTTTAGTTAGAGAAAGAAATATCATGCCATGCAAGCAGCCTCAACAAAATTCCTTGGAAGTTCAAAGAAATTCGGGAGAAAAGCAAGTTTGAAAGATAGACCTGGGGTTTATGAACTGTCTCCACTGGTTTGCGGCGTCCTCTCTGCACTGTGCACAGGACACTGCAGAGTTAAGAATGGTCTCATTTTTTGTACTAGCAGCTCAGTTGTATGTGTTATTGTTGGCTACTCCAAATGTACATACTAGGTGCTGAAGTTAGtcattaaaaatgtctttagaTGTTTCTGTTTCCTCAAAATATTCATGTGCTTGTTCCCTCCTGTCCTGCAAGAAAAATCACACGCTGAGAGAGAGCCGTGCCCGGTGTGGTGAGCCATTTGCTCAGTAGTGATCACAACTAATGAAAGCCTTCATTGCCCATTGTGGCAGAAAGGGATGCAGGTCCCTCAGGGTTGGCTTTGCTGGCTGCCATCTGAGAAGCGCCTGAACTTTCTTTGGGCCAACAAACACAGATTTGGGATTAGTGAAGGCACAGCACTCTGTCGTGGAGAATCTGTTGCCAAACCTTATCCAGGATAAACCCCAAGCCAGAATAAACCTAGAAAACTTGTAAGGGATGGACAGATTCCCTCTGAAGCCACAGGACAGGGAAAGCTGCAAAGGGCTGGGACCTACAGGCTCTCTGAAAGCAGGGGTTGTGCCAGAAGGTCAAAACAGACCTGGAGGACTGGAGCTTATCATTTGTCCCAGTAAAGCACTTGCAGGACTCGGCCAGATGGTTAAAGCACCTCAGCAACTGGCAGTCCTGATACAGGCCTTGATCATTTAAAGAGTACTGAAAGAAATGAGGCAAGTCCCTCAAAGGACTGTTTAGCCTAGTCCAACTCACTGAGCTAGGCATTAGACTGAAACACCTCCTCTTTGAGCCTCTCctggaaataaatacagatgAATCAGAATTAGACCACTCCATATATGGGACTCTCCCTTCCCACTTTGCTTCAGACCCAGCTGTCCAAACCCTTGCACCACTGGCACATTGAATTTCTCACAACAAGCGTGAGGTCCACAACAGGGGCCCCATATAGTTGGGACATCTAGGCACAATGCCAGGGCCTCTCTCTGACCCCACACATGCACAAGACACAGCTTGCTTCATTATCTGCTGACCCACAGCTGGTGGCTGGGGTTAGGGAGCAGAAGGCAGACCAAAAAGCCTGCTGGAAGGCAGACCACCCAGTGACACCCTCGTCCCTTCCAGGTGACAGCACTTCAGAGTGTTCATGGTGCAGATTCCTGCAGTGGGAGAGATGGTACTTCAGAGGTGTGTAGTGACACCATATAACCTGAATCACAAGGAACCCAGCAAAAAGGGTCTGCTCTTATTCTTTATGCTAAGCATGTGCTTCTGTACTTTCCTGCACTCAGCTATATATGGAGCACAGGGGCAGCTAATCCCAAACGTCCCCTCCACAAGCTGCCCCCACCTTAAAATATGTCCCAGTGCAATGAAACATTCACACTTCAAACTTCCAAAGACTACCATAAACACTGAGGATAATTAAAACATGAACATTATGAAAAATGCACTGGCAAGGACTCAAGGCTATGGAGCTAAAAAGCCAGGTAGCTTTAAACAAGTGCCAGATATTTAACTGGTCTCCAAGATTAGCAGATGTTTTTCAACCTGATGTTGCAAAAACTGACTTAGATGTGTTTCTGAAATCAGAACCAGAGAAGAGAATGTGTTGTGTGTTGGGACTATATCAAGTACTTTTCCAGCACTGTAATAccttttattaagaaaaaagaagggaggggaggcaggGCGGAGGgaatgtaaagagaaaaaactagGCCTATTTAAAGGATTCTGGATGTTTACCTCAATCatgtaagaaaaggaaaattcctTCCCCAAACTGGAAAGACTCAGTTGCAATTAAGATGGCGATAGCATCAGCCCATTTCCCTGTCTATTCTTCAGCAAGAGTACTGCAGAATACAGTTGTTGCAGCTGATACAGTCTTAGCAATATTTAGGTGGTTATTTTATCATCTATTTTTAATCAATTACCTAAAAAGTAACTATTCAGCAGCTCACTTTGAAAACCAGCCTCCCTTACCTGGTACAAGATAATCTGCTATAGCACTGCTATTAAAAACTCATCATCCCAAAGCCACTGGTTGGTTTGTCTTCTCACCAGCGGCTCCTTTACAGCTAGAGAGGCAGAGTGCACGTCTGAAGATCCTCTCTGCTATTCTACTACACCTTTGAGGAGATTTACAGGGATTTGCACGTGTTTTTCTCACTCAAAGAGAGATAATGTGGGATGATTAAGAGATATTCTAGGAAAGAAACTACTAGCTTCGACAAGTTTCTTGACATTACCTCTGTTTGATATAACACCCATCAATTATTAACGGGAATGCATTAAGCTGCTGCTTAACCTTAGTAATGCCatgtttaaaatcaaacattacttctcttccctctctgcagtGGCAGTCATTGTCCACTAATTTCTGGATAAATCATTCTACATCAATATATAAAATTTttgtacatgtatatatatatgtataaacaaGCTACCCTCCCATGTGTAAAACAATGGAAGAGTTACGACCAGATAAGGTGAGTTACAGCTTTTCCTGTTATCACGGGAGATGGAAGTGCAAGGACTATCTGGGTCACTGAACCCAGAACCTTGTGACCATACTTCAAAATCCCTTACAGAAACTGGCATTCCTCTAttaaaaagggggggaaatGAGAGGGACATTTTATGGGTAGGGATTTACTACactgcagattaaaaaaaataaaatctgccacttagaaaaagtgtttccacTTTCTCAGAAGCTGCTCCCAGAGAAATTTAATTCTGGGTGGATCTCTCCTTCCTACATTTGCAATGCAAGGAAACCTGAGAAGAAAACTGCTCTGCCTTCCAGGTGGGTGACAGCAGAAAGGACACAGAGGAACCACAAAGGAAGATGTCTTCTCAGATCCTGCTATAGAATGGACAGTCTGCACATATATCCCTGAAATTCATATCAGTCACAGCATCCACACCAGTTGTATGGCCACTGCTTCACAGATGCCACAGCAGATGAACCTGCAGAAACCAGCCCAACCTCTGGGCCTGTTCCATCGGTCATGCCTGGCATAAACCTTCAGCCTCCCCCCAGGCAATGTCAAAGTTGTTGCCACGAAGGGAAGCAGTGCTGTCTAGTTAGCTCCTTTCTCCTGTGCTGCCAGACTCACCTCCAGTCCCAcggaaagaaagaaactgagacAGAGACCAGTGGGTGACACAACTGTCATTTCTTTCCATAACCTTGTCAGGGTTGTTACACAATCAGCTACCACACCTAGAGAGCACCAAGGACAGCAAGTCTATGCTCTCCtccacccagcccagctcccagagCACACAGTTCTTGGGGATTCATTTACTGGATGTTCCAGAGGGACACCCGTTGCATTACACAGATCTATTTGGTTACAGAAGCCTACCATCTGCCTCTGTGTTGTACCAACCAAAGTCTGCAAGCACCCTGACAGCAGGGAAGACTAATACTACATTTCCATCTGCTCCACATCATGAGCTGCCCAAAAGCAACAACCCGAAGATGCCTCTGAGCTCCTAAATCTCACcttgtccttaaaaaaaatgcaagttacAGGAAGAACAAGAGGAGCCATGACAATCCAGTTCCCTCAAAGCACAAGTCACATCCTCAGCAACATTTTAAACTTGCTCCGTTTCCTGCATAGCTGAATGCAAGGAATGTTAACAGGTCACATCACCGATACCTAAGGAGTGACAACGTCAACATAAAACTATTGACTGGGTCTGCACCAATGtaacaaacttttaaaaagtattaaaacagACTGTTTATTACAGCATATGATGTGTTATATTAATTTACAcaatgatatatatataaaaacagcCATAGATGATGTACAGTAAATCGGACATCAACGAGAATATTAAAACTACTGATACTCATGCACATGACATgcatatggggttttttttctttttcaaaagcagttttacaCAATATATTGAAGTTACTAAGCCTTGGTCAGCTGCTCCAACAAGTTACTCTGAACACCATCACCATCCACAGCGGGACTCCCAGGAGATCGGAGCAGAGTGTACTCCAGAGAAGGTGACTTAACCTCAAAGACAAATTGAACAGGAGCACTTTCCTGGAGGGGAAGGCTGGGGGAGGACACAGGGGTGAGTTTCAAgaagagaacaaacaaaacaaaaacaaaaacaaaaaaaaaccaaaataaaagaaaaaaaaccacccaagaAACCAGGCCAGACAGCCAGGAGGAAGTTCAAGATGTGgcaacaggagcagcagaaagggaCAAGCAATAAATGAAGACCACCCGTCCTCCCTCCCCCCTTATCCCCTAAAAACTTATGATCTTAAGCTGTTGATATCCTGTATAAGACCCAGAACTGCAAAAACTAGGCAAGGGAGCTCCATTCCCAGGAACATTAGCCTTTTCGAAGCCTTCTGACACCATGCACTGGAGGCTGTTCACCACTGAAATGGCagtgttactttttttttctttttaaatgactaTAATGgtcttttatttccatgtaaaaGGCACTAGTATCCACCCAAGTTCTGAAGACAAGCGACATAATTTACcttaagttttaaatatttgtatataaaaaaaaaaagaaaaaaatctgtggaaatATATACACAAAAGCACCttgcttcagaaagcagaagcagataCATTCCACCAAGTCACCTCACTAGACAGTTGTCATAAGCTTCAGTGAGCCCGACCGAAAGCGGAGGATTTTCTTCTTGAGGTTATGTGAGGCTTTGATTTTAACAAAGGcctttgctgcattttcatgCAGCTCTGGCGCCGTGACTGTTTGGATGGGGAGTGTCTGGACAAACTGAGACCAAATGAGGCCCCCGCTCTCATCAGAGTCGCTGGTGGTCGTGCTTTCCCCTACAAACTCCACCTCACTCAGGCTTGACTCACTGTCTCCAAAGCAGTTTGTTGTGTAGTTGCTCTGCTCATCCTCGCTCGTGTCCACTACGGTGGAGTGGAACAAGGACTCGCACTCCGCTGAGTACTCTGAGTCGCTGGCCACATAGGCGTATGGGCTGACGTAGGGCAGGGGGACTTGTGAGTAGACCCCCACACCATCCCGACGGTTCCTCCTCGCCCTCCGTAGGGCCTCCTCATAGGAAATCTCTGCTGATGACTTCCACCGGCGGTAGTCAGCCCGCTTGTGTTTAGGCTTGGCCACCACAACCTCTCGGCCATGCCCGTGGGAGCGGACGGCAGATCTGTGCAGACCAGCCTGCCGACTCTGGAGGCCTGACTCCAGCTGCAAGCCACCGCCTCTCTTCCCCCGCGAGGAGggctttttcagtttcttatttgTATCCAACTCCTCAGGAAAGCGGCACTTCTTGCCCACTGGCTTGGTTTTCTCCCGCAAGGTCTGAGAACCATTTTCCAGCCCATTGGCAAGGTGGGGCCTGTGTTTCAGCATGGAGCTTTTCAAAATCTTGACATTTCGGGTGCCTTTGTGAAGCTTCATGCTTTGCTGCTGGGCCGGAATGTACTGGGCGTTCACCAGCAACCCATCATCCAGGCTCTGGGAGGAAGAGCCCTCACTTTTGAAATCCAACGCGGGCCTCTCCTCAACAGCAGGTGATGAGGAGCGAGCCGCCTGcaagctgctcttcagcaggACTTTTTTGGGAGGCTGGCTGACCCTGTTCTCTGGCTGCAGCGCCACAGGCTTCCCTGGGCTCTCTTTGGGAGACACTGCAAAGACTTGGCCGTTCTCCTTAGCGACATCCCCCACTGGGGCCACTGTGTTGCGGTTGTGCTCTGGAGGTGCCGGTTTCACGCCCCGTGGTAGGTGCTTGCTCTGAAGTTCACTTGTTGTACCAGGCAGGAATGATGATGGCAAAGGTGCTTTCCTAGTCTCCAGCTGCTCGCCAGCTGGCTCTCTCGGCCTCTGCTTTAACGGGGAAGGTGCTGTGTGTTCCGCGGCAGTGCTGCCACCAGAAGACAAGCCTGCTTGCTTGGAGCTCTTCAGGTTCATGATGTTACCATgagccaccagccctgcagacTGCCTGACACACATGCTTCCATGCCTCAAGATCCCTTTGGTGGGATCAGCATTGAGACTTGTCCTGGGTTTGTTAGTCCTTACCGCGTGAGTCTTTTTCTGAACCAGGCTTAAGATGTAACCGTCTATCCTCTTGCTCGCGGAAGGGCATGGCACTGGCCAGGAGCTCTGTGGGAGAAAGGCATTGGCGGATTTTCCCGAGTCTGTTTCAGATCCGACACAAACGTCGCTAATATCACAACCAAACCTCTCCTCTTCTCGCTGGGGATTTTCAGTcacagggagaagaaacatgGGACTCTGCACAGCTACCGCATGGAGAGGGCTGGGGTACCGGTAGACATCATTCCCGTTTTTAGACACCAGATCACACTGGTACTTTGGATGCACATCTGCAACGACATCGAGGGAATTTGAGTGCGGTGTGGACAAAGAGCGACAGACAGAGCCTGCAGGCTGGTCCTCATTCTGGCCTTCCTTATTATAGTCCATCCAGCCTATGAGATCTGAAAGGCATTTTAGAAGAGTTTAGAGAGCCTGCCAGGGACAGTTCTGCTACGTTTTTCACGTGCCACCAAGGATGCTGGTCCCATCTACACATATGATGCCACGTTTTAACTACAGCAGCACTATGCAAACAGTAGAAAACTCGCAACCAGGGATGCCATTCAAGCGATATAAAAGCAGCACTATTCTTCTCTGAGGCTCTTTCTAACTCCATCTATGTAAGATTTGCCCCAGTATGACTACATcgttaaaaaaataaaaattacagccATAAGGAACATTTACATTGGTTTCAGACCTGTGCCTAGGTTGCTAAGAGCTTCCTATTTTACTTTCAAGCCAGTCAGATGTCTATAAGGGTCTCATGTTTGTATGTTACACAGTCACTTGTAAGACTCACTGCAAGCCTCAGTATGtatgaattttatattttactttgctAAACCCAAGgacaaacataaaaaatatagaGAAGATACCAATGAATTTTTTCAGATTATTGACAAATTTCACTTCCAGATTTTATCAAGCATATGGTGGGACAGAAAAAATCCAGATCtaactgtatttttgttattattatcatcagAATGATTCTATAACTAGAACCAGGCTAACAATAATAACAGATACTTCTTTTGAGCAATAAAAGGTTAAAGAATGAGAAACGGGCTCATCTTTCCTCACAAGTACAAGAAATGCAGGTCAACCCAGCTGACATCCTAGCCTTAGCTCTGCAAAGAGAATTCTATATGAGAAATCCAGTGCGTTTCAAGATGCATGAGACAGATTTAATGACTGAGGCACTTACTCAGGAGGTAAGAGACCTTAGAAGAAGAGCTTCAATCGAAGCACCCAAGACCtaagattattattttcttaagctTATGTTGCCCTTGTCTTCTTGGGTAGGGGTACAATCCAAATGATCCTTCTAGATCACTGTCAGTCCTGTTTTCTACCCTTAGGCTAGAAACTTCAGGCAGGGTATTCATCTTTGAATACTCAGTGCTCATCACTTATCTAAGGCTTATTTCAAAAGAGGTCTCACAGATGTCGACGAAATTAGTTGATAGAGATGATGTTCCTGTGTGAGCAGGAGAGGGAGAACAGGGAGGTTAGGAGCATGAACTTCCTCCAGATCATAGCATAGTTTTCTCATGTTTCCTAAATTGTATGTCAGGGTCAGGAAATGTTGACAAAACGTTGACACTTCTCTGAAACATGCCAGCTTGTGAAATTTCATCTCTGAAAGTGAGACAGTGTATGAGAATAATGAGAGTTTTAGGGATTTGTGAtgtatacagaaaaaaatagcaacGCAGTCAGCTGGAATTCCTTGTGTATGTTTATATGTATGGTCAATGAAGATCACATACACCTTACAATGGGGAGCATTAAATTACCTCAAGCTGCTCAAAGGATAACTTAGAGGACTTCTCAGTATCCCAGAATGAATGTTTCCCAGGCTGCATTTTCCCACTTCAGAGTTAGAAGAACGTGAATTATTTTGTCCTTGATTCACAACAAATCACTATAAGTTAACCTTAAAGAGCAGAACGGAAATTGGAAATACTATGATTAGAAGCATCCAAGAATGAACTAAGGCTTTTGAATGTCTGCAACCAATAGGGCTTGATCACAAAAGTCCTACTGAAGTGCCCTTTCTGGACAACAGACAGAGGAAGCCTTCCTATTTAACGATCCCACACATTGAGGCTTGCATCTTCAGCCTAGTGTCCAAGGAAAGTCAACAGCTCTCGACCaaagagacaaaatattttttccctgttcatGATGCCTATTTGTTTATACTCTATAAATGCAGGACACACCTCAACATGGTCACCTAGGGGTTGAGGACCATCAGAACTGACAAAGTGACTGCTAAAAGCACACTGACATGCACCCTGACCTCCTAAACTGCCCCTTACTTTGTCACTTTAATTAGGACATGGCTATGAGTTATcttttattattgctatttactaaaaatgcttttctaaagcATAAGAACCGTAAGAAATCAGCTGACTAACATGTTTATAGGTACCACTGCCCTCTACTGGGTAGAGCAGCTgtcatattttcaaatgttattttcagatgtttagtGCCATATTCACATGTAAGACTGGACTAGTAGAGGGCAAACGGTCCTGCTTCATGACCCATGTACATGACAGGCACTGAAATCTTTTCAGAGCATAATACatcaaatgaaaggaagaagggTTAATCCAACCCAGATACTCCTGAGGCAGTATTTCCAAAGCCAAAGCCACCTCCTGGAGTACGATGTATTCGACCTGCTTTTACTATACCTGCAGATTTAGGGCGTCCATCTGAGATATTCAGTGTTGCCTCCAAAGGGCTGCAAAAGCAAGTGCTAGAATGGCAACTGGATAAACACTCACTGAAGACAGAGTTAGATGAATTGGAGAGAGATCCAGAAGCTCCATCACTCAGCTCATAAAACCCTATAAAAGTAAGAGTTTGGATTTATATTAGTTATGTCTACACAGAGTTACCATTTGTGTCCTCAGAAAGGCAGTCAAGCTCACGTTTATGTTGGCTTGCTCTATCGCAATTAGTAATGGGTATTCATTCAGCCACCCCAAAAAATAGTGCACAATTTAGTAATATCCTTATTGCTATGAAGGATTCCATTTAAaagtaaagcattttaaagtaaaaaagcagaactttaCTTAGGATATGaaattttgaacttttttttaacctttacaGGGGCTGGGGTTTTAACCTCTATAGGGCTTTTCAGATTTTAGCAGAAAGGATCCAGGTTGTGATTGACAGCCTACCCATTTAAGAGTGTATTACACTTCCGAGACAGACTCTCCAGCTACTTGACTACAAAATTTTTGCCAAGTGTTGTGCCCAAGGCTATCCATTATTTTCCTCAAAGTTCTGGAGATAAATATAATATTTGAGGATGACACAAAAGAAGAATAATGGTAAATAATGTGCAGACACAGAAAATTCGATTTCCTGGTAAACTGGGACTACTCAAGAAAATTACGACATACCATAATCAAAATTTACATTGTACGTTTAGGAATAAGGAATGCAGGGCATGCCTACAGAATGGGGATGCATCCTGAAAAACAATAATCCTGGAAAGGACTTAGTCAGCATGGAAAAGCAGCTCAATCAAGCTTAATGATATGGCAAAAAAAAGCTAATGAGATTGTTGGATGTACTAAGAGACTAATGAATAGCAGCAGGGAAATTACTTCAGCAGTCTATATGGCACTAGTAAGAAAGACACTGGAATGGTGTGCCTAGTCCTTGAATCCAGCATGcttaaaacaaagctaaaaattTGGAAAGGGGCCACAAAGCTATTTAAGAGCTTGGAAAAATGCCTTGAAACAAATGACTTAATGAACTTGATCTGTTTagctcattaaaaaaagtcagaaattatACTGTGTAGCACCTCttagaggagaaaaagctgGGTACTATAAAAGACCTTACTCTTTGGGagaaaagcatattaaaaaaaaaatcattgctgGAACAAGTCATATTCAGATTAGAAATTAGCAATGGTTTAAA
Encoded proteins:
- the DACT1 gene encoding dapper homolog 1 isoform X1, with translation MKASPAAAAAAAAGQAGGPREPDARWREKGEAEAERQRTRERLEATLAGLGELEYLRQRQELLVKSLLLRRPAAAVPGAPGGRGEPPGEGPPPRSLEEKFLEENILLLRRQLNCLRRRDAGLLNQLQELDKQISDLRLDVEKTTDEHLETDSRPSSGFYELSDGASGSLSNSSNSVFSECLSSCHSSTCFCSPLEATLNISDGRPKSADLIGWMDYNKEGQNEDQPAGSVCRSLSTPHSNSLDVVADVHPKYQCDLVSKNGNDVYRYPSPLHAVAVQSPMFLLPVTENPQREEERFGCDISDVCVGSETDSGKSANAFLPQSSWPVPCPSASKRIDGYILSLVQKKTHAVRTNKPRTSLNADPTKGILRHGSMCVRQSAGLVAHGNIMNLKSSKQAGLSSGGSTAAEHTAPSPLKQRPREPAGEQLETRKAPLPSSFLPGTTSELQSKHLPRGVKPAPPEHNRNTVAPVGDVAKENGQVFAVSPKESPGKPVALQPENRVSQPPKKVLLKSSLQAARSSSPAVEERPALDFKSEGSSSQSLDDGLLVNAQYIPAQQQSMKLHKGTRNVKILKSSMLKHRPHLANGLENGSQTLREKTKPVGKKCRFPEELDTNKKLKKPSSRGKRGGGLQLESGLQSRQAGLHRSAVRSHGHGREVVVAKPKHKRADYRRWKSSAEISYEEALRRARRNRRDGVGVYSQVPLPYVSPYAYVASDSEYSAECESLFHSTVVDTSEDEQSNYTTNCFGDSESSLSEVEFVGESTTTSDSDESGGLIWSQFVQTLPIQTVTAPELHENAAKAFVKIKASHNLKKKILRFRSGSLKLMTTV
- the DACT1 gene encoding dapper homolog 1 isoform X5, which produces MKTTEIQVPLQNCLRRRDAGLLNQLQELDKQISDLRLDVEKTTDEHLETDSRPSSGFYELSDGASGSLSNSSNSVFSECLSSCHSSTCFCSPLEATLNISDGRPKSADLIGWMDYNKEGQNEDQPAGSVCRSLSTPHSNSLDVVADVHPKYQCDLVSKNGNDVYRYPSPLHAVAVQSPMFLLPVTENPQREEERFGCDISDVCVGSETDSGKSANAFLPQSSWPVPCPSASKRIDGYILSLVQKKTHAVRTNKPRTSLNADPTKGILRHGSMCVRQSAGLVAHGNIMNLKSSKQAGLSSGGSTAAEHTAPSPLKQRPREPAGEQLETRKAPLPSSFLPGTTSELQSKHLPRGVKPAPPEHNRNTVAPVGDVAKENGQVFAVSPKESPGKPVALQPENRVSQPPKKVLLKSSLQAARSSSPAVEERPALDFKSEGSSSQSLDDGLLVNAQYIPAQQQSMKLHKGTRNVKILKSSMLKHRPHLANGLENGSQTLREKTKPVGKKCRFPEELDTNKKLKKPSSRGKRGGGLQLESGLQSRQAGLHRSAVRSHGHGREVVVAKPKHKRADYRRWKSSAEISYEEALRRARRNRRDGVGVYSQVPLPYVSPYAYVASDSEYSAECESLFHSTVVDTSEDEQSNYTTNCFGDSESSLSEVEFVGESTTTSDSDESGGLIWSQFVQTLPIQTVTAPELHENAAKAFVKIKASHNLKKKILRFRSGSLKLMTTV